The genomic interval AAATGAATGAAGTCGGCGTCGGAGAAAGATTGATAGGTCTGATCAAAGAGATGTCTGAAGATCAGAAAATACATCTCTTGAACTATATTGAAAGCCAACAAGCCGGTTACAGGCAGTATTCGCGGAAAGCGGAATCTATTCCCTCTGCCTTTGTTGTTGGAGATCAAATCTTTACGGATTTTATTAAAAATATAAGTGCCGGCGGTGTATTCATAACATCGAAGAAGCCTCAATCGGTTGGGAATGAGGTTTCTCTCAATTTTATGCTTGGCGGCCGCAAAAGAGCAATCAGGGTTTTCGGTAAAATTATTCGGAGTGATGCGAATGGATTTGCTGTAGAATTTTGTCAAGAATCTAAACAGGTCCTTCGGTATTTAAACCGCATTAACAATGGGATATAAACTTGGCCCAAACCAATGTAAAGAGGGACATTCTATAATCCCCTTGTCAACAGCAATATTTTATTCTTAAGAAATGTAACCCTGAAGCATTCAATAGTTCTCTTGGCTTAGTGGAAAAAGTGAATACAAAAGAACAGCACGAAATTCCAGCACCAAAATCCCTTTCGGGCAAGGAATTGCAGGATGCCAGGCAGGTAATCAACATTTTTATTTTGGCGTGGAAGAATTACGG from Desulfobacterales bacterium carries:
- a CDS encoding PilZ domain-containing protein, producing MNEVGVGERLIGLIKEMSEDQKIHLLNYIESQQAGYRQYSRKAESIPSAFVVGDQIFTDFIKNISAGGVFITSKKPQSVGNEVSLNFMLGGRKRAIRVFGKIIRSDANGFAVEFCQESKQVLRYLNRINNGI